Proteins encoded by one window of Candidatus Melainabacteria bacterium:
- a CDS encoding TldD/PmbA family protein yields the protein MLEIAKQAVDTATASGASYADARVIERESQNIQTKGMNVSGLNLGNSYGLGIRVLCNGGWGFAATQDLTREGIDKAARKAVEIARASARCMEKPIELAPEPAHKAVWKSPCKIDPFTVSIEDKLAVLFKTAETMLAVKGVTLAQTDMTFIKEHKLFVSSEGAEIDQTFIRSSCGLTANATDDHDRQKRSYPNSFGGQHENAGWEMVGRWDLPGNAQRIAEESVQLLKAPQCPHGVGTVIIGASQLGLQIHESCGHPSELDRALGQEINFAGASFLTPDLLGHLKYGSPIVNLVADATATGALGGFAYDDEGVEAQCVPLVKDGMFVGYLSSRDTANLIGIKRSGGAMRAESWHHQPIIRMTNISLRPGTAGSLADLIANTSDGIYFDTNKSWSIDDRRYNFQFSTEAGYKIKNGKIVGLLKNASYGGITTEFWNSCDAICSQDYVDWGVPNCGKGQPSQTMWTGHGAAPARFRNVQYGIAHS from the coding sequence ATGCTGGAAATAGCCAAACAAGCGGTCGACACCGCCACCGCATCTGGTGCATCTTACGCTGATGCGCGGGTAATCGAACGAGAATCGCAGAACATCCAGACCAAAGGCATGAACGTCTCAGGGCTGAACCTGGGCAACAGCTACGGGCTGGGCATCCGTGTGCTCTGCAATGGCGGCTGGGGTTTCGCGGCCACGCAAGATTTGACCCGGGAAGGCATCGACAAAGCGGCTCGCAAAGCCGTGGAAATAGCCAGAGCATCAGCTCGATGCATGGAGAAGCCGATAGAGCTGGCACCTGAGCCGGCACACAAAGCCGTCTGGAAATCGCCTTGCAAAATCGATCCCTTCACCGTAAGCATTGAAGATAAGCTGGCTGTGCTCTTCAAAACAGCTGAGACGATGCTGGCCGTGAAAGGGGTGACTCTAGCGCAGACAGACATGACTTTCATCAAAGAGCACAAGCTCTTTGTCAGCAGTGAAGGTGCCGAAATCGATCAGACTTTCATTCGCTCTTCCTGCGGCTTGACAGCCAATGCTACCGACGATCACGACCGCCAGAAACGCTCCTATCCAAATTCTTTCGGTGGGCAGCATGAAAACGCCGGCTGGGAGATGGTCGGGCGATGGGATCTGCCGGGCAATGCCCAGAGAATAGCCGAAGAATCAGTGCAGCTGCTGAAAGCACCTCAGTGCCCGCACGGTGTCGGCACAGTGATCATCGGTGCCTCGCAGCTCGGTCTGCAAATTCACGAGTCGTGCGGTCACCCCAGCGAGCTTGACCGGGCCCTGGGGCAGGAAATCAACTTCGCCGGTGCCAGCTTCCTCACGCCTGACTTGCTCGGTCATCTCAAATACGGCTCACCAATCGTCAACCTGGTCGCCGATGCCACCGCCACCGGTGCACTGGGAGGCTTTGCCTACGACGATGAGGGCGTCGAGGCGCAGTGCGTGCCTCTCGTCAAAGACGGCATGTTCGTCGGTTATTTATCATCACGCGATACCGCCAATCTGATTGGCATCAAGAGATCAGGCGGCGCCATGCGAGCCGAATCCTGGCACCATCAGCCGATCATCCGCATGACCAATATCTCGCTTCGACCAGGCACGGCAGGCAGCCTGGCCGACCTGATCGCCAACACTTCAGACGGCATCTATTTCGATACGAATAAGTCCTGGTCGATAGATGATCGACGTTACAACTTCCAGTTCAGCACTGAAGCCGGTTACAAAATCAAAAACGGCAAAATCGTCGGGCTCTTGAAAAACGCCAGTTACGGCGGCATTACAACTGAATTCTGGAACTCCTGCGATGCCATTTGCAGTCAAGATTACGTCGACTGGGGCGTACCAAACTGTGGCAAAGGTCAGCCCAGCCAGACAATGTGGACCGGTCATGGAGCGGCACCGGCCCGATTCAGAAATGTTCAATATGGTATCGCCCATAGTTAG
- a CDS encoding TldD/PmbA family protein, with the protein MASTRLERQQIVISESESKRLIDLALAHAGKRVDGVEVTVTGSNFATSRFANNNMTQNQAPERVSVSVRVISGKRQIRLSSDDISQSGIEHLVDNAIKAVALLPEDPTVLPLPALALTEPLARDVDFNRYDRETGEMSADQRSDSVNSMIEAAKKHNLSCAGTYGAGGDSIAIGNSNGMFHYHNESACECSVTAVAANSSGWAKVHNPKSIHVDARALAESAAKNAILSADPKDVPPGKYTVILPPSAVVDLLGFLWGDFSATSHIDKLSSLLGKVGQKVFGENINIKDDVFHPMQAGARFDGEGLPRTVVTLVDKGVVKNLVYGRKSAAKMNAKPTGHGVSEPSPEGEFPVNLVMEGGTASIDEMVKSTDRGILLSRVWYVRLVDPTTILLTGMTRDGTFLIENGKISYGIKNLRFNVSVIDMLNNVLTLGPSVRAAGEDSFPAVVPALKVANFNFSSTTKF; encoded by the coding sequence ATTGCCAGTACCAGACTTGAAAGGCAGCAAATCGTGATCAGTGAATCAGAAAGCAAACGTCTCATAGACCTGGCTCTCGCCCATGCAGGCAAGCGAGTTGACGGCGTGGAAGTGACGGTGACAGGGTCGAACTTCGCAACCAGTCGTTTCGCCAATAACAACATGACTCAAAACCAAGCTCCCGAGAGAGTGTCGGTTTCCGTGCGAGTAATATCAGGCAAGCGTCAGATCAGACTGAGCAGCGATGACATCTCGCAGAGCGGTATCGAACACCTGGTCGACAACGCCATCAAGGCAGTGGCACTTTTGCCGGAAGATCCAACTGTTCTGCCACTGCCCGCCCTGGCATTAACAGAGCCTCTTGCACGCGACGTCGACTTCAATCGCTACGACAGAGAGACGGGCGAAATGAGCGCCGACCAGCGATCTGATTCAGTCAACTCGATGATCGAAGCGGCAAAAAAGCACAACCTGAGCTGCGCAGGCACATATGGCGCGGGCGGCGATTCTATTGCCATAGGCAATTCTAACGGCATGTTTCACTACCACAACGAGTCTGCATGCGAATGCTCGGTGACGGCGGTGGCTGCAAATTCCTCGGGTTGGGCGAAAGTGCACAATCCCAAATCGATTCATGTCGATGCTCGAGCCCTGGCTGAGTCTGCGGCAAAAAACGCCATTTTAAGCGCCGATCCAAAAGACGTACCGCCGGGCAAATACACTGTCATTTTGCCACCGTCTGCAGTGGTAGACCTGCTTGGTTTTCTCTGGGGCGATTTCAGCGCTACCAGTCATATCGACAAGCTCTCCAGCCTGCTTGGCAAAGTCGGGCAAAAAGTGTTCGGAGAGAACATCAACATCAAAGATGATGTCTTTCACCCCATGCAAGCCGGAGCACGCTTTGACGGCGAGGGATTGCCTCGCACAGTCGTCACTCTGGTCGACAAGGGCGTCGTCAAAAACCTCGTCTACGGGCGCAAAAGCGCAGCCAAAATGAACGCTAAACCGACCGGTCATGGTGTGAGCGAGCCGAGCCCTGAAGGCGAATTTCCAGTCAACCTGGTTATGGAAGGCGGCACTGCTTCAATCGATGAGATGGTCAAATCCACCGACCGAGGCATTCTACTCTCGCGTGTCTGGTATGTGCGCTTGGTCGACCCGACCACGATCTTGCTGACCGGCATGACCCGAGACGGCACTTTTCTTATCGAAAACGGCAAAATCAGCTATGGCATCAAGAACCTGCGCTTTAACGTCAGCGTCATCGACATGCTGAACAACGTTCTTACCCTGGGTCCATCAGTGCGAGCCGCTGGCGAAGACAGTTTCCCTGCTGTAGTGCCGGCTTTGAAAGTGGCCAATTTCAACTTCAGCTCGACAACAAAATTCTGA
- a CDS encoding methyltransferase domain-containing protein, with product MPTRFMVSHLGYGRERKYMNSEKQNDKNVIIDLFWFSAVSLFLELVIIRWLSSEVRAFSIFKNFPLIASYIGLGFGYMKESSSGKLFKAFPLCLLVLVVLLTTSNWTGLTDIMMPSMRVGGGLFANWWDWTHPPKEMVEQPMLYTALSLVALFSIIILVATTMAGLGQKLGSLFDKTAPLKSYLYNLFGSVLGIAAFSVLSFLCTPPPVWLAVGCVAAFYPMRKNKIGIALLAAAIVVAVVVPVKKSLGDMNDATSKCEILWSPYHRVEVAPLKLGDTGQSIGYQIAVNKAFFQQPLNLSDQFLQSQTPAERKKLEDFRFDQYEIPYSFVKAKRVLIMGSGTGNDVASALKLGAEHVDAVEIDPMMVELGKRLHPEHPYDSPKVTVYINDARAFLRQNHDKYDLVITGFLDSHAVAGNSLSVRLDDYVYTVDGMRDAIAHVAPGGLYCITYCAPVDFLSKRLIANLREASPEKPLPFKKADGAIWHLYTPPTAATRAVLAALGTQGFKDYSDISTEGIRTSTDDWPFLYLSPISFDPFYLTIMALILLLAWFACGQSIRTNSTASRWKLFFLGAAFMLLELGIIDRLSLVFGTTWIVNSICIFAVLTAIIFSNILIMQRPKLLSNAAMYAGLLGTLTVLYVVPIQTFNSMGMWVGGSIAALLSAIPVFFAGMIFSSAFKDEEAPSIGLAFNMLGSVVGGLTEYTASYTGIRSLLIISALFYLCSFAFGQMAKGKETKS from the coding sequence GTGCCAACGCGCTTTATGGTGTCGCACCTTGGCTACGGAAGAGAAAGAAAATACATGAATTCAGAAAAGCAGAACGACAAAAATGTGATCATCGATCTGTTCTGGTTCAGCGCCGTCTCGCTGTTTCTTGAACTGGTGATCATTCGGTGGTTATCGTCTGAAGTTCGTGCTTTCTCGATTTTTAAGAACTTTCCGTTGATTGCCAGTTACATCGGGCTCGGCTTCGGTTACATGAAAGAGTCGAGCTCCGGTAAGCTCTTCAAAGCTTTTCCACTTTGCTTGCTTGTACTTGTGGTTTTGCTTACAACCAGCAACTGGACGGGCTTGACTGACATTATGATGCCTTCGATGCGAGTCGGCGGCGGTCTGTTCGCCAACTGGTGGGACTGGACCCACCCGCCCAAGGAGATGGTGGAGCAGCCGATGCTCTACACTGCTCTGTCACTCGTGGCCTTGTTTTCCATCATCATTCTGGTGGCGACCACGATGGCAGGGCTGGGGCAGAAACTCGGCAGTCTCTTTGATAAGACTGCACCGCTCAAGTCTTATTTGTACAACTTGTTTGGCTCGGTGCTTGGCATTGCCGCCTTTTCGGTGCTCTCATTTTTGTGCACTCCGCCTCCTGTGTGGCTTGCGGTTGGCTGTGTGGCGGCGTTTTACCCCATGCGCAAGAACAAAATTGGTATCGCTTTGCTGGCGGCGGCGATTGTGGTGGCAGTAGTGGTGCCCGTGAAGAAGTCTCTGGGTGACATGAATGACGCCACATCCAAGTGTGAAATTCTCTGGTCGCCGTACCATCGGGTCGAGGTGGCTCCTCTCAAGCTTGGCGATACCGGACAATCGATTGGATATCAGATCGCTGTTAACAAGGCTTTCTTTCAACAGCCCTTGAATTTGTCCGATCAGTTTCTTCAATCTCAGACCCCGGCTGAACGGAAAAAGCTGGAAGATTTTCGCTTCGACCAGTACGAAATCCCTTACAGTTTCGTCAAAGCCAAGCGTGTGCTCATCATGGGTAGTGGCACCGGCAACGACGTGGCGTCTGCCTTGAAGCTCGGCGCCGAGCACGTTGACGCGGTCGAAATCGACCCAATGATGGTCGAGTTGGGTAAGCGTCTTCATCCCGAGCATCCTTACGATTCGCCGAAGGTTACCGTTTACATAAACGATGCCCGTGCCTTCTTGAGACAGAATCACGACAAATACGATCTCGTCATAACGGGGTTTCTCGACTCGCATGCGGTGGCCGGTAACTCTCTTTCTGTGCGGCTGGATGATTATGTCTACACGGTCGACGGCATGAGGGATGCAATCGCTCATGTGGCTCCGGGCGGGCTGTACTGCATTACTTACTGTGCTCCGGTCGACTTTCTCTCCAAGCGTTTGATTGCCAATCTGAGAGAGGCGTCGCCCGAGAAGCCGTTACCTTTCAAGAAAGCCGATGGTGCCATCTGGCACCTTTACACTCCACCCACGGCAGCGACAAGAGCGGTGCTGGCTGCCCTAGGTACACAGGGCTTCAAAGATTATTCGGATATCTCGACGGAAGGTATTCGCACCTCCACTGATGACTGGCCGTTTTTGTATTTAAGCCCGATCAGCTTTGACCCGTTCTATTTGACGATTATGGCGCTGATTTTGCTGCTTGCCTGGTTTGCCTGTGGTCAGAGCATTCGAACCAATTCAACGGCCAGTCGCTGGAAGCTCTTTTTCCTGGGGGCTGCATTCATGCTGCTCGAACTGGGCATCATTGACAGGCTCTCCCTGGTTTTTGGTACCACCTGGATCGTTAACTCGATTTGTATCTTTGCGGTTCTCACCGCGATTATCTTTTCTAACATTCTCATTATGCAAAGGCCGAAGCTGTTGTCGAATGCGGCTATGTACGCTGGGCTACTGGGCACCCTGACGGTGCTTTATGTGGTGCCTATCCAGACTTTCAATTCGATGGGCATGTGGGTAGGTGGTTCGATTGCGGCGCTACTGTCTGCGATACCAGTATTTTTCGCTGGCATGATTTTCTCAAGCGCTTTCAAAGACGAGGAAGCGCCCAGCATCGGGCTGGCTTTCAACATGCTCGGTTCAGTTGTTGGTGGATTGACCGAGTACACGGCCAGTTATACAGGCATTCGCAGCCTGCTCATTATTTCTGCGCTCTTCTATCTCTGTTCCTTTGCTTTTGGGCAGATGGCGAAGGGCAAAGAGACTAAGTCGTAG
- a CDS encoding serine/threonine protein kinase, whose translation MSEENTFTPTVKVTAPESDINLQHVQRCQRASLILLAMVCLIGLTEALGWALGIDWIKRPIANESATPSGAAILFALSASTMILLSTGKPGALRKWLSTALGIFIGIASGATWLEHLLEQDWSLIHPLYTTEGCTPLTFPGPMMPDVSAYFVLAAIALILFSWRDKLGIKLMQVVSSVILLPNLLIFLCYFCGMKHLCAYFGCIKFSPVTSLTFAILSVGMLLANPEQGLTNIFVRATSAGKIARRLCLVGVMLSVLIPVRMVMITVCARYNLADEPIINLVTAIIGVVATAAFIAWSLRKFDTVEAQKRQAEAEKSEVVSQLDSIINKSSSSRRFKQVCLQCGSEYEDDVTVCIKDGAKLSKVLDKLKAGDMFAERYEIKKTLGAGGMSTVYLANHVLMNKLMAVKLLHDHLATDMSAVQRFQREAQTVTLLSHPNILAVHDFGLSPDGLAYLVMDYLDGASLQEYIALKTRVQWQKACQFFLQVCSGLQHAHIKGVVHRDLKPGNIMLTRDENKAYVLKIVDFGLAKICGDDSAQRLTQTGEIFGSPLYMSPEQCQGATLDHRSDIYALGIIMYETLTGEPPFRGKNIVETFHKQIIEPPAPLSAELGVPEKLASIIYKCLAKDADDRPQSASEITEAINEALNQNTTANWRGPLQ comes from the coding sequence ATGAGCGAAGAGAACACTTTCACGCCAACAGTCAAGGTAACCGCTCCCGAATCGGACATCAACTTACAGCATGTGCAAAGGTGTCAAAGAGCCTCACTGATTCTGCTTGCAATGGTCTGTCTGATTGGGTTGACGGAAGCGCTTGGCTGGGCGCTGGGCATTGATTGGATCAAGAGACCTATCGCCAATGAAAGCGCCACTCCCTCTGGTGCGGCCATTCTTTTCGCGCTCAGCGCCTCAACTATGATTCTGCTCAGCACAGGCAAACCAGGGGCTCTGAGGAAATGGCTTTCAACAGCCCTGGGCATATTCATAGGCATTGCCAGTGGTGCCACATGGCTGGAGCATTTACTCGAGCAAGACTGGAGCCTGATTCATCCGCTCTATACGACCGAAGGCTGCACGCCGCTGACCTTTCCCGGTCCAATGATGCCTGACGTATCGGCCTATTTCGTCCTCGCCGCTATCGCGCTTATCCTCTTCAGCTGGCGTGACAAACTCGGGATCAAGCTAATGCAAGTGGTTTCATCCGTTATTCTCCTGCCGAACTTGCTCATCTTCCTCTGCTATTTCTGCGGCATGAAGCACCTCTGTGCCTATTTCGGATGCATAAAGTTCTCGCCTGTAACATCACTGACCTTCGCGATATTGAGCGTCGGCATGCTCCTTGCCAACCCCGAACAGGGATTGACAAACATCTTCGTGAGAGCGACAAGCGCCGGAAAAATCGCACGTCGACTCTGCCTTGTAGGGGTAATGCTCTCTGTGCTGATTCCGGTGCGAATGGTGATGATCACAGTCTGCGCCAGGTACAATCTGGCAGACGAGCCCATCATCAACCTTGTCACCGCCATAATCGGAGTGGTGGCGACAGCGGCTTTTATCGCCTGGTCGCTGCGCAAGTTCGATACGGTGGAAGCGCAAAAAAGACAGGCAGAAGCCGAGAAAAGCGAAGTGGTCAGCCAATTGGATTCGATCATCAATAAATCTTCTTCATCAAGGCGATTTAAACAAGTCTGCTTGCAGTGCGGCAGCGAATACGAAGACGACGTGACAGTCTGCATAAAAGACGGCGCGAAGCTATCCAAAGTTCTAGACAAACTGAAAGCAGGCGACATGTTCGCCGAACGTTACGAGATCAAGAAGACTCTGGGTGCTGGCGGAATGAGCACTGTTTATCTGGCCAACCACGTGCTCATGAACAAATTGATGGCAGTCAAATTGCTGCATGACCATCTGGCAACCGATATGAGCGCCGTGCAACGCTTTCAACGCGAAGCGCAGACGGTCACTCTACTCTCACATCCCAACATCCTCGCCGTGCACGACTTTGGCTTGTCACCAGATGGTCTGGCGTACCTGGTTATGGATTACCTGGATGGCGCCAGTCTGCAGGAGTACATCGCACTGAAGACGAGAGTGCAATGGCAAAAAGCATGCCAGTTCTTCCTGCAAGTCTGTTCGGGATTGCAACACGCGCACATCAAGGGCGTTGTGCACAGAGATTTAAAACCGGGCAACATCATGCTGACCCGAGACGAAAACAAAGCCTACGTACTCAAAATCGTTGATTTCGGTCTGGCAAAAATTTGTGGTGACGACTCCGCTCAACGCCTCACTCAAACCGGCGAAATCTTCGGCAGCCCGCTTTACATGAGCCCCGAGCAATGCCAGGGCGCCACACTTGATCACCGCAGCGACATTTATGCGCTCGGCATCATCATGTATGAAACGCTGACAGGTGAGCCACCATTTCGCGGCAAGAACATAGTCGAAACCTTCCACAAACAGATCATAGAACCGCCAGCACCGCTGTCAGCCGAGCTTGGCGTGCCTGAAAAACTGGCAAGTATCATTTATAAATGCCTGGCTAAAGACGCAGACGATCGTCCGCAATCCGCATCAGAAATTACCGAAGCTATCAATGAAGCGCTTAATCAAAACACAACTGCCAACTGGCGAGGACCGCTACAGTAG
- a CDS encoding GNAT family N-acetyltransferase, with product MENLQVRMVHEDLLQAPVFDLPQPYSMRLFEPGYEQVWLRIHERSDQHNVFTPFVFVDQFGRDFNLLSERQYYLLDGDAEPVGTATAWDERRGLHSGRVHWLAIVPEHQGRGLSKALLSAVCRKLVLVGHRKGCLSTSTARLAAICLYLQFGFRPLIQSDEDEVAWSQFENQSGIRLPS from the coding sequence ATGGAAAATTTGCAGGTGCGGATGGTTCACGAAGATTTGCTTCAGGCGCCCGTTTTCGATCTGCCGCAACCATATTCGATGCGGCTGTTCGAGCCTGGTTACGAGCAGGTCTGGCTGCGTATTCATGAGCGATCTGACCAGCATAATGTTTTCACGCCATTTGTCTTTGTCGATCAGTTTGGGCGTGATTTCAATTTGCTTTCCGAACGCCAATACTATCTGCTTGACGGTGATGCTGAGCCGGTCGGCACGGCTACGGCCTGGGACGAGCGCCGCGGCTTGCATAGCGGCAGGGTGCATTGGCTGGCCATTGTACCGGAGCACCAGGGGCGGGGCTTGTCTAAGGCGCTTCTTTCAGCTGTATGCCGGAAGCTTGTCCTGGTAGGACATCGCAAAGGGTGTTTGTCGACTTCGACAGCCCGCCTGGCGGCAATCTGTTTGTATTTGCAGTTTGGTTTCCGCCCTTTGATCCAGTCTGACGAAGATGAAGTGGCCTGGTCGCAGTTCGAAAATCAATCGGGCATCAGGTTGCCGTCTTAA